A part of Planctomycetia bacterium genomic DNA contains:
- a CDS encoding thiolase family protein, with amino-acid sequence MSHAYIIAAARTPIGKLCGSLASLSAPQLAAHALRACLERAGVSPDVIDEVILGQVLTAGAGQAPARQAALGAGLPPTVAALTVNKVCGSGLKAVMLADQAIRAGDARCVLAGGMESMSRAPHLSLNLRQGRRYGDETLVDSMIHDGLRCAIENWPMGAAADFIANEHGVTRAAQDAFALESHRRAAAAMSAHQFDAEVVSVTLKSKSGETVVTLDEGPRRDASLEGLAKLKPAFDPAGTVTAGNASQISDGAAALLVVSEDLAHRVNSPIKARILATATHGVAPKELFFAPVGAIEKVLRKAGVTIADVDLIELNEAFAAQCLACMNALQLPLEKTNAYGGAIALGHPIGASGARVLVTLLHALAAQDKAIGLASICLGGGEAVAMIVERM; translated from the coding sequence ATGTCGCACGCATACATCATCGCCGCCGCGCGCACGCCGATCGGCAAATTGTGCGGATCGCTCGCCTCCCTCTCTGCGCCGCAGCTCGCCGCACATGCGTTGCGAGCTTGCCTCGAACGCGCCGGTGTATCGCCGGACGTCATTGATGAAGTAATTCTCGGCCAGGTGCTCACCGCGGGCGCTGGCCAAGCGCCGGCCCGGCAAGCGGCGCTCGGTGCTGGCCTGCCGCCGACGGTCGCCGCGCTGACCGTGAACAAGGTTTGCGGCTCCGGACTTAAGGCCGTGATGTTGGCGGATCAAGCGATTCGCGCCGGCGATGCGCGCTGCGTTCTCGCTGGCGGGATGGAAAGCATGTCCCGCGCGCCGCATTTGTCGCTCAACCTTCGCCAGGGGCGGCGCTATGGCGACGAAACGCTGGTCGATTCGATGATCCACGACGGCCTGCGCTGTGCCATCGAAAATTGGCCGATGGGCGCCGCCGCGGACTTTATCGCCAACGAGCACGGCGTCACCCGTGCAGCGCAGGACGCCTTCGCACTGGAAAGCCACCGTCGCGCAGCCGCTGCGATGAGCGCCCATCAGTTCGACGCGGAAGTCGTTTCAGTAACGCTCAAATCGAAATCCGGCGAGACCGTCGTCACCTTGGACGAAGGCCCGCGGCGCGACGCAAGCTTGGAAGGCCTGGCTAAGCTCAAGCCGGCGTTTGATCCCGCCGGAACGGTCACCGCCGGCAACGCCTCGCAAATCAGCGACGGAGCGGCGGCGTTGCTGGTTGTCTCCGAAGACCTTGCGCACCGCGTGAATTCGCCCATCAAGGCGCGCATCTTGGCCACCGCCACGCATGGGGTCGCGCCCAAGGAGTTGTTCTTTGCGCCGGTCGGGGCGATCGAGAAGGTCTTGCGAAAAGCTGGCGTTACCATCGCCGACGTCGACCTGATCGAACTGAACGAAGCCTTCGCCGCGCAATGCCTGGCCTGCATGAACGCATTGCAATTGCCACTCGAAAAGACGAACGCGTATGGGGGCGCGATCGCGCTGGGCCACCCGATCGGAGCGAGCGGCGCTCGCGTGCTCGTCACGCTCTTGCACGCGTTGGCGGCGCAGGACAAGGCAATTGGCCTCGCATCCATCTGCCTCGGCGGCGGCGAAGCCGTGGCGATGATCGTCGAACGCATGTAA
- a CDS encoding transporter, translated as MIACWWPTTANAQASVGNIGGAYPNATSGILAGTVPPKGHYWLMYHRFYHAPVTTDDFGNAQPVGFTLDTYVNAHRIVTVTDKKILGADFAWNFVVPIVWIDSEVTAYGIKDTAMTLADMNVEPFVIEWHEKQFDFGFVFGLFAPTAPYNSNQPALPGRDYWTLYPGLAGTYYFDEAKSWHISALSRYEFHTDRVSDGFHRGDDLSFEWGAGKSFQKQGATFGVSGYCSWQVTENEGNGAYPKDRAYGIGPEIQYFSTKWKLGYHLRHWFEFGARNRTEGEITTFTLVKPF; from the coding sequence GTGATCGCATGTTGGTGGCCCACCACGGCGAACGCTCAAGCATCCGTCGGCAACATCGGCGGCGCGTATCCGAACGCCACGTCCGGCATCCTGGCGGGTACGGTGCCTCCCAAGGGGCACTACTGGCTGATGTACCACCGGTTTTATCACGCGCCAGTGACGACCGATGACTTCGGCAACGCTCAGCCCGTCGGCTTCACGCTCGATACGTACGTCAACGCGCACCGCATCGTCACGGTGACTGACAAGAAGATCCTCGGCGCTGATTTCGCCTGGAACTTCGTCGTGCCGATCGTCTGGATCGACTCCGAAGTCACAGCATACGGCATCAAAGACACCGCGATGACGCTGGCCGATATGAACGTCGAGCCATTCGTGATCGAATGGCACGAAAAGCAATTCGACTTCGGCTTCGTCTTCGGCCTTTTTGCCCCGACGGCCCCGTACAACTCGAATCAACCTGCCCTGCCGGGTCGCGACTACTGGACGCTCTATCCGGGCCTGGCCGGAACGTATTACTTCGACGAAGCGAAGTCGTGGCACATTTCGGCGCTCTCGCGCTACGAATTCCACACCGACCGCGTGTCGGACGGGTTCCATCGCGGTGACGACCTGTCGTTCGAGTGGGGCGCCGGCAAATCCTTTCAGAAACAAGGCGCCACCTTCGGCGTTTCTGGCTACTGCTCCTGGCAAGTGACGGAAAACGAAGGCAACGGCGCCTACCCGAAGGATCGAGCCTATGGCATCGGTCCCGAGATCCAATATTTCTCCACCAAGTGGAAATTGGGCTACCACCTCCGCCACTGGTTCGAGTTCGGCGCGCGCAATCGCACCGAAGGGGAAATCACGACGTTCACACTCGTGAAACCGTTTTGA